The Geomonas ferrireducens genome includes a window with the following:
- a CDS encoding recombinase family protein → MPKAYSYMRFSTPEQEKGDSKRRQIQQAEEYAAANGLDLDDKLTYRDYGVSAFRGANVEIGRLGQFMEAIRRKEVESGSYLLVESLDRISRELILPAQNIFTQIILEGVTIVTLSDKKIYSAELVNSAPFLLIEAIVILIRANEESQTKSMRMKEAWANKRNNITSKPLTSSCPGWLKLNRKAKKFELIPERVAIINRIYHERLNGKGCLAIARGLREDGVPTWTRKKGEVSVWRKHYVHKILKSPAIIGTLIPHKMDHTNGVRRIPLDEVRGYYPPAITEELFNSVQRIGDSFKKVPYAAAKLNNIFFMLGRCYKCGSRMIHLGKGRKTSYMACTNAHHGQGCSVQTVRYERLEIIFIPEFTKALFSFLKINPVINQAYHEIDDIKKQLNLSKDTSKSKHHTCDVKITNGGTFNGQDFIDKLSKLQEVIIRCQAEIVGLMSTHKDIEFNKMHRYANDLVEVVTKETLDRERVNLILRALCDYIVIAPSKVEVQFKLGPRLSLEYDDHGCLRHLFK, encoded by the coding sequence GTGCCTAAAGCTTACAGTTATATGAGGTTCAGCACTCCAGAACAAGAAAAGGGGGATAGCAAACGACGGCAGATCCAACAGGCTGAAGAGTATGCGGCTGCCAATGGTTTGGATCTAGACGACAAATTGACATACCGTGATTACGGTGTGTCAGCCTTTCGAGGTGCTAATGTCGAAATTGGTAGGCTCGGACAATTTATGGAGGCTATTAGGAGGAAGGAAGTAGAATCAGGAAGCTATTTACTTGTAGAGTCTCTAGATCGTATAAGTCGTGAGTTAATACTCCCAGCTCAAAATATTTTCACACAAATTATACTTGAAGGTGTAACAATAGTTACACTTTCGGATAAAAAGATTTATTCGGCAGAGTTGGTCAACAGTGCGCCGTTTTTATTGATAGAGGCAATAGTAATTCTCATTCGAGCAAACGAAGAATCTCAAACCAAGTCGATGCGAATGAAAGAAGCATGGGCCAATAAACGCAATAATATAACATCAAAACCTCTTACCTCAAGTTGTCCTGGTTGGCTAAAATTAAATCGCAAAGCTAAAAAATTCGAACTTATCCCGGAAAGGGTAGCCATAATAAATCGTATATATCACGAACGTTTAAATGGGAAAGGTTGTTTGGCGATTGCTAGAGGCCTCCGTGAAGACGGTGTTCCTACGTGGACACGGAAAAAAGGTGAGGTCTCTGTTTGGCGTAAGCATTATGTTCACAAAATTCTCAAAAGTCCTGCAATAATAGGAACTCTTATTCCGCACAAAATGGACCATACCAATGGCGTAAGGCGAATCCCTTTAGACGAAGTTAGAGGATACTATCCTCCGGCAATTACGGAGGAGTTATTTAATTCTGTTCAAAGAATTGGGGATTCTTTTAAGAAAGTTCCATATGCAGCAGCCAAACTAAACAATATTTTTTTCATGTTAGGGCGCTGCTATAAATGTGGAAGCAGAATGATACATTTAGGTAAGGGGAGAAAAACAAGCTACATGGCTTGCACTAACGCTCATCACGGCCAAGGCTGTAGTGTGCAAACAGTTAGATATGAACGGCTGGAAATCATTTTTATACCAGAATTCACTAAAGCATTGTTCTCATTTCTAAAAATAAATCCGGTAATCAATCAAGCTTATCATGAAATTGACGATATCAAAAAACAATTAAATTTATCCAAAGACACGAGCAAAAGTAAACATCATACATGTGATGTAAAAATAACTAATGGTGGTACGTTCAATGGTCAAGATTTTATAGACAAACTCAGTAAATTGCAAGAAGTGATCATAAGATGCCAAGCTGAAATTGTGGGTTTAATGTCCACCCATAAAGATATAGAATTTAACAAAATGCACAGATATGCTAATGATTTAGTAGAAGTGGTGACAAAAGAGACTCTAGACCGTGAACGTGTGAACTTGATTCTTAGAGCACTGTGTGATTATATTGTGATTGCACCTTCTAAGGTCGAGGTCCAGTTCAAATTAGGGCCTAGACTGAGCCTCGAATACGATGACCATGGATGCCTTAGACACCTGTTTAAGTAG
- a CDS encoding response regulator transcription factor, with the protein MRTLLISRDAKLKKIAEKNFPEVIHANERELGTRSFEQNKFDLVIVDLAISRQDGLDLVSVIRSHNRSVPVMALTEDSSVQNVIFSLDSGADNCVSRPFDPKILVAKIKAMLRRVKNKRGAELVYGPIRLDPVTHKVWRDGKEIELTQIEYKLLLYFVEHAEMTVTRPDISSTVWEHELDSFTNIIDVYVNYLRKKVDKDADTKLIHTLRGVGYIFSLSGPQ; encoded by the coding sequence TTGAGAACGCTACTTATCAGCAGGGATGCAAAACTGAAAAAAATTGCTGAAAAAAATTTTCCAGAGGTTATTCATGCCAACGAGAGAGAACTAGGAACTAGATCCTTTGAGCAAAATAAATTTGATTTGGTAATAGTGGACTTGGCCATATCCAGACAAGATGGTTTGGACCTTGTGAGCGTCATACGGAGCCATAACCGGTCTGTGCCTGTCATGGCGTTAACAGAAGATAGTTCTGTTCAAAATGTCATTTTTTCTTTGGATTCAGGAGCAGATAATTGCGTCTCGAGACCATTTGACCCTAAGATCTTGGTGGCTAAAATAAAGGCAATGTTGCGTAGGGTTAAAAATAAAAGAGGGGCAGAATTAGTGTACGGCCCGATCCGTCTCGATCCGGTCACGCACAAAGTTTGGAGAGATGGAAAAGAAATTGAGTTAACACAAATAGAGTACAAACTATTACTTTATTTTGTTGAACATGCAGAGATGACTGTTACAAGACCTGATATATCAAGCACTGTTTGGGAACACGAGCTGGATAGTTTTACAAACATAATCGATGTTTATGTCAATTATTTGAGAAAAAAAGTAGATAAAGATGCTGACACAAAATTGATACATACGTTAAGGGGGGTTGGATATATTTTTAGCTTAAGTGGACCACAATAA
- a CDS encoding type I restriction-modification system subunit M: MSGERCFTGDQDHIRENRDSFVKAFPPAVRDIFDRFDLHAQVARTHKCGFLSQVEDKFSKVDLHLGEVDYHQVGIVFQEQIRKFAEISSETACKHFTQRQMSA, encoded by the coding sequence ATGAGTGGCGAACGATGCTTCACGGGGGACCAAGACCACATCCGGGAGAACCGCGACAGCTTTGTCAAGGCATTCCCCCCTGCTGTCCGCGATATCTTCGATCGGTTCGACTTACACGCCCAAGTGGCCCGTACCCACAAGTGCGGCTTTCTGTCCCAGGTGGAAGATAAATTCTCCAAAGTCGACCTGCACCTTGGGGAGGTGGACTACCACCAAGTGGGGATAGTTTTCCAGGAGCAGATCAGGAAGTTCGCTGAGATCTCGAGTGAAACGGCATGCAAGCATTTCACCCAACGTCAGATGTCTGCCTGA
- a CDS encoding sigma 54-interacting transcriptional regulator: MLQTKEIERVGGERSIPVDVRIIAATHRNLELMVSENQFREDL, encoded by the coding sequence GTGTTACAGACAAAAGAGATAGAACGGGTTGGTGGCGAGAGGAGCATCCCGGTCGATGTCCGAATTATCGCGGCAACCCACCGGAACCTTGAACTGATGGTGTCGGAAAATCAATTTCGTGAGGACCTGTGA
- a CDS encoding AAA-type ATPase lid domain-containing protein produces MSALTWHFVNLKSRELGFAASPPIELGVLERLVDYEWPGNVRELENLVERELIRHRGGQLKFDILITSDTGGDQPPFDSDKRGEPLNPWPYTSAGL; encoded by the coding sequence ATGTCAGCACTTACATGGCATTTTGTGAATCTAAAGTCGCGTGAACTCGGATTTGCAGCGTCTCCACCTATAGAGCTTGGGGTATTAGAGAGATTAGTGGATTATGAGTGGCCTGGGAACGTGCGTGAACTGGAAAACCTAGTGGAGAGAGAACTCATCAGGCATCGAGGAGGTCAACTTAAATTTGACATACTGATTACTTCCGACACGGGAGGTGACCAACCACCTTTTGACAGTGATAAAAGGGGCGAACCACTAAACCCATGGCCTTACACATCTGCAGGGTTGTGA
- a CDS encoding SDR family NAD(P)-dependent oxidoreductase, protein MKGKIILVTDAHKRLGQALVCALLERGVAKVYAASKSEPIGREDGLTSDKVIRIQLDVTNPATVAAAVKQFRDVEVFFNTTSIDHEDPVAGPLGLNAVRRAALAESTGTLALCLALAPGMAERGGGLIVDICSHASLIEKQLNGLYRRSLEARNIRVVAIILENSQALTIYYEQPEKANFKLAIDKILS, encoded by the coding sequence TTGAAGGGCAAGATTATCTTGGTAACTGACGCACACAAACGCTTGGGGCAAGCTTTAGTTTGTGCACTGCTAGAAAGGGGGGTGGCCAAGGTTTATGCTGCGAGTAAGTCAGAACCAATTGGCAGGGAGGATGGTTTAACTTCTGATAAAGTCATTCGGATTCAGCTGGATGTAACAAACCCCGCAACGGTTGCGGCTGCAGTCAAGCAGTTTCGCGATGTAGAGGTGTTCTTCAATACCACATCCATAGATCATGAGGATCCGGTGGCTGGTCCGCTCGGATTAAATGCCGTAAGGAGAGCTGCACTAGCAGAATCAACAGGAACCCTTGCTCTGTGCTTAGCGTTGGCACCCGGTATGGCAGAACGTGGTGGAGGATTGATTGTTGACATCTGCTCTCACGCGAGCCTCATTGAAAAGCAACTAAATGGTCTCTATCGTAGGTCACTGGAAGCGCGAAATATCCGAGTGGTCGCGATAATCCTTGAAAACAGTCAAGCTCTAACTATTTATTACGAGCAGCCCGAAAAAGCAAATTTCAAACTAGCAATCGATAAAATACTTAGCTGA